One segment of Phragmites australis chromosome 13, lpPhrAust1.1, whole genome shotgun sequence DNA contains the following:
- the LOC133888893 gene encoding 3'-5' exonuclease-like, which produces MHPAAPPASSPAGIEVDDDFHWDDAAEAELQAIEAAYASSSASAKRRRLPDWTIPSPSSRPRYSHSPVSGGSTPSWVLSPHTPLGSVRASYQPISFSGKIVYCRTPSEVEKAAMDILGKIESMKASGQVSLGFDLEWRPFPRRGEPPCKVAVMQLCMEKTLCYVLHIAHSGVPPILKSLLEDSSSIKVGICINNDARKMLNDYDVCVQPLMDLSNLANVKLAGPPKRWSLASLTEIITCKELPKPSNIRMGNWEAYVLSKHQLQYAATDAYISWYLYEVLQGLPDYNAEAEIESVKAT; this is translated from the exons ATGCATCCCGCCGCACCTCCGGCCTCGTCCCCTGCCGGAATCGAAGTGGACGACGACTTCCACTGGGACGATGCGGCCGAGGCggagctccaggccatcgaggccgcctacgcctcctcctccgcctcagccaagcgccgccgcctccccgacTGGACCATCCCTTCCCCCTCCTCCCGCCCCCGCTATAGCCACAGCCCGGTTTCCGGCGGATCAACGCCATCCTGGGTCCTCTCTCCCCACACTCCCCTAG GGAGTGTGCGGGCAAGCTACCAGCCAATTTCATTCAGCGGTAAGATAGTCTACTGCAGGACACCTTCAGAAGTGGAGAAGGCTGCAATGGACATTTTAGGCAAAATTGAGAGTATGAAGGCCTCTGGCCAGGTTTCTCTTGGGTTTGATCTAGAGTGGAGACCCTTTCCAAGAAGAG GAGAACCACCATGTAAGGTTGCTGTAATGCAGCTATGCATGGAAAAAACTCTGTGTTATGTCCTGCATATCGCTCACTCTGGAGTACCACCTATACTGAAATCTCTTTTGGAGGATAGTTCGTCCATTAAA GTTGGAATATGCATAAACAATGACGCAAGGAAAATGTTGAATGATTATGATGTCTGTGTACAACCATTGATGGATTTGTCAAACCTGGCAAATGTCAAGTTAGCTGGGCCTCCTAAAAGATGGAGTCTTGCTTCTTTAACTGAAATTATCACATGCAAAGAG TTGCCAAAGCCGAGCAACATAAGAATGGGAAACTGGGAGGCTTATGTTCTCTCCAAACATCAACTTCAGTATGCTGCTACAGATGCTTACATCTCGTGGTACCTGTATGAG GTACTTCAGGGTCTTCCAGATTACAATGCTGAAGCTGAAATTGAGTCTGTTAAGGCAACTTAG